The Clostridiales bacterium genome segment TCAACGAACTGAGAATTTACCAGCACAAAGATAAATATTGCTTCACTTCGGATGCGGTGATATTGGCCAATTTTGCCCGCGTCAAAAAGAACGAGGTTTTTGCCGACTTGGGCAGCGGCAGCGGCATAATTTCTATTTTGTTGGCGGGCAAATACAACGCTTCTTTGGTCCACGCCGTAGAGATTCAAGAATATTTGGCCAAGATGAGCCAGCTTAGCGTCGATCTAAACAATTTGGGGCATAAGATAAAAGTCCATAATATTCCCATGCAGACCGCTTATAAAGTATTGGGCAAGCATACTATGGACGCCGTTATTTGCAATCCGCCCTATACGCGCCAAGGCGACGGCGAAAAAAATCAGGATTTGGAAATCGCCATATGCCGCCACGAGATAAAGGTAAATCTAGAAGAGGTAATAAAAAGCGCCGCCG includes the following:
- a CDS encoding methyltransferase — translated: MENLSYNKPMDINIKDLRLDDLQVNELRIYQHKDKYCFTSDAVILANFARVKKNEVFADLGSGSGIISILLAGKYNASLVHAVEIQEYLAKMSQLSVDLNNLGHKIKVHNIPMQTAYKVLGKHTMDAVICNPPYTRQGDGEKNQDLEIAICRHEIKVNLEEVIKSAADLVKYGGRFYLIHQVERLSEIFLYFHKHKFEPKRLRFVQGKTGLRPNLVMIEAHSYGNAGLIVEENLVLYDQNGQETPELKQIYGRIEK